The genomic interval TTTGGAATCGCTGGAGCTATCGACCCGACAATGGCGTTGCCCTTCATGCCAGTCGGTGAATGACCGCGATGGCAACGCCGCAGTGAATATCAAACAGGTTGGGATTTCAACCTGGGGATTAGGAGATGTCAGTCAGGCTCAGCCTGCAATCTCTGCTTGAGTCCCGAATCCCCGTCTCTTCAGAGCGGGGAGTGGATCAAGAGCCTTTGGTTTTGAGGTCAGCCAGCATTAAGTTGATGCGCTCAGCCACATCTGCCTTACCTTCTGGATCGGCGTCATATAGAAATACATCCAGAATGAACCAGCGACAGAGGATGGGGTCAATCTGGACTAATTCCAGCATGACTCCGTTGATGACTTCGGTCGTCCAATCCCTAGGCAAGCGCTGGAGTTCATCTCGAATTGCCAAGGCATCTTCTAAGTTTTGACTTTTGTGGGCCGCGATCGCAGATTTAACCACAGCCTCAACCAATTTGTTGAGACCGATCGCTATATCGGAATTGGGGGAGTTGGGAGGCTGGTCTTCCAAGAGAATTTTTTAGATAGTAATACTTCTGAGCTTAGTATGACTCCCTTATTTTTGACCGACATCAACGCTAATTTAAGCATTAACTAAAGCTGAGGCTCTGGCTTGAAAGCCAGCTCTCGCTAAACCATCCACAGCAGCCTGATAATCTTGCACGCGGAACTGTGCCCCTAAGCGCACAAATTGGCGTCGGTTAGAAGCAGAAACGATCGCGACTACTAGAATTTTGGCTTTTTCCTCGTCGCCTCGGTTTTCTAGTAATACTGTTCTGAGGCGATGCTGCGCTTCAATGTCACTAGCTCGTTGGGGGTCAAGCTCTACCATCAGCATCCGTACTTCTTCTACAAGCTCCGCATCATCAATGATGAATTGGTTGCGGTCGTCGCGGCGATCTACTTTGCCCCAGATCATTAAGCGAGCATCAGGAATAATATAAGCTTCGATTCGCGCAAAAGATTTGGGAAACACCACGGCCTCTGCTTGCCCCGTCAAGTCCTCAATTTGCACAATGGCCATGCGATCGCCTTTCTTGGTGACTACGGGCTTGACATTGGTCAGCATGACGATGGCGCTAATAGTTACATCATCGCGCTGTTCACCCAAGTCACAAATATTGATCGGGGCCAGGATCTTGGCTGATTGTTGTAGCGACTTTAGCGGATGGTCGGAGATGTAGAAACCGAGCAATTCTTTCTCTAGCCGTAGCTTTTCCTGCTTCGGAAAATCTTCTACGGGAGGTGCTTTGGGAGCAGATTCAAAATTAGTTGTAGCTATTGTATCGTTGCTTTCAGCCGTGGCTCCTCCAAACAAATCGAACAAGTTCCCTTGACCGATCGCCCGATCTTTGGCGCGGGCTTGGGCCCAATCAATCACGAGCCCTAGGTCTTGAATCAGCTGGTTACGGTTGGAGTTGGGGTCAAAAGCGTCCATTGCCCCGCACTGAATTAAGGCTTCTAAGGCTCGTCGGTTTACAGAGCGAGAATCCACGCGATCGCATAGATCCGCCAGTGATTTAAATGGGCCTCCTTCGTCACGAGCCGCCAAAAGACACTCGATCGCACCCTGACCTACGTTACGCACCGCTGACAGACCAAATAAAATACTGGTTTTGAGCGGGGTGAAATCTACGAGCGATCGGTTGATATCCGGTGGCTCTACTTCAATCCCCATACTCAAGCAAGTACTAAGATATTTTTGAACTTTATCCTGATCGCCACTATTAGCGGTTAATAAAGCTGCCATGTATTCGACTGGATAATTAGCCTTTAAATAAGCGGTTTGATAAGTGACATATCCATAAGCTGTGGAATGGGATTTATTAAAACAGTACTCTGCGAAAAGTACCATTTGATTGAAGAGTTCTTCGGCAATTTTGGACTTTACGCCATTCTTCGTTGAGCCATTTACAAAGATTGCCTGATGCTTTTGCATCTCAGACATCTTCTTTTTACCCATCGCCCGACGTAGCAAATCGGCTTGCCCCAAAGAGTAGCCACCCATATCTTGAGCGATCTTCATGATCTGCTCTTGATAGACCATGATGCCGTAAGTTTCTTTGAGGATTGGCTCTAAAATTTCATGAGCATAATCAATTTGTTCTCGGCCATGCTTACGGTTAATAAACTTAGGAATTAAACCTGCATCTAAAGGGCCTGGACGGTAGAGCGCCAGAATTGATGAAATATCTTCTAAGTTAGAAGGTTTTAGATCACGTACTACCTGACGCATGCCAGAAGACTCTAACTGGAAAATACCTTCTAGTTCCCCTTTAGCTAATAAGGAAAAAGCTTTGGAGTCATCCATCGGAAGTTGGTCTGGATCGACTTTTTGGCCGTGGGTTTGCTCAATTAAGTCAACCGTTTTCTGGATCATCGTCAGGTTTCTAAGACCCAGGAAGTCCATTTTTAGGAGGCCAATATTCTCAATATCTTCCATGAAATATTGAGTAATTACAGAGCCATCATTGTTGCGTTGTAATGGCACAATTTCATCGAGAGGTTGAGCCGAGATCACTACTCCGGCGGCATGCACGCCAAAGGTTTTGTTCGTGCCCTCAATTCGGATTGCCATGTCAATCCAGCGGCGATAGGTGACGGAAGTGTTGGGAATTGTTTGGTTGCCATCGTATTTTTCTTTGAATTCTGGGGCGGGGGTGCCATCCGAAATCATGACCTTAAGTTTGGCAGGCTTACCCCTTGCCACCGGAATGAGTTTCGCCATGCGATCGGATTCACCGTAGGGGATATCTAACACCCTAGCTACATCCTTGAGCACCGCTTTTGAGGTCATGCGGTTAAAAGTAATAATTTGGGCCACCCGGTCTTCACCATATTTGCGGGTGACATATTCCAGCATTTGATCACGCTTTTCAATGCAGAAATCGGTATCAATATCAGGCATTGACTTCCGTTCTGGATTCAAAAATCGCTCAAATAGTAAGCCGTGATGTACCGGATCAATATTGGTAATTTTTAGGGCGTAAGCGACTAAAGAACCTGCTGCGGAACCACGCCCTGGCCCTACTGGAATCCCACTATCCCTGGCGTACTTAATGTAGTCCCAAACCACTAGGAAGTAATTAGGGAATCCCATTTGCTGGAGCATTTCTAGCTCATACTCTAACCGTTCGCGATAGGTAGAAGGTATCTCTTGCTGAGACTCACAGCCTAATCGCTGCAATAAACCTTCCCAGGTTACGTGCTCTAAATAAGTATCAGGAGTGTGGCCTTCAGGAACTGGGTAATTTGGTAGGGGATCTTTTCCTAAAATGTCGTAAGGTTCTACTTTCTCAGCCACTTCTAGAGTGGTCGCGATCGCCTCTTCAATCACTTCATCCGGTAAATGATCTTGAAAGAGTTGCCGCATTTCATCGGCTGATTTTAGATACTCAGTCCCGCTATAGCGCAGCCGTTTATCTTCAGCAATGAGCTTGCCAGTTTGAATACATAGCAGTGCATCATGGGCTTCGACATCAAAGCAAGAAATAAAATGAGAATCGTTGGTAGCAACAATTCTGATGTCTAACTCACGAGCAATTTTAATAATTTCAACATTGACGATGCGATCTTCAGTAGAACCATGATCTTGAATTTCGAGATAGTAATCCTCGCCAAACAGATCTTTATACCACTGGGCTACTCGACGTGCGACTTCGGGTTTGCCTTGCATAATGGCTTGCGGCACTTCTCCCCCTAAGCAAGCACTCGTAACAATCAATCCCTCGTGATATTGCTCTAGTAAGTCTTTGCTAATGCAAGGGCGCGAAAAAATACCCTTCCCTTGTACGCCTTTGAGGTGAGAGATCGTAGTAAGTTTTACGAGATTTTTATAGCCCTGAGTGTTTTTGGCCAGCACGACTTGGTGATAGCGAGGACGGCGCTCTTGCTT from Trichocoleus desertorum ATA4-8-CV12 carries:
- a CDS encoding transposase translates to MESLELSTRQWRCPSCQSVNDRDGNAAVNIKQVGISTWGLGDVSQAQPAISA
- a CDS encoding DNA polymerase III subunit alpha; the encoded protein is MSFVGLHIHSDYSLLDGASQLPALIDRALELGMPAIALTDHGVMYGAIELIKVCRGKDIKPIIGNEMYVINGDIEKQERRPRYHQVVLAKNTQGYKNLVKLTTISHLKGVQGKGIFSRPCISKDLLEQYHEGLIVTSACLGGEVPQAIMQGKPEVARRVAQWYKDLFGEDYYLEIQDHGSTEDRIVNVEIIKIARELDIRIVATNDSHFISCFDVEAHDALLCIQTGKLIAEDKRLRYSGTEYLKSADEMRQLFQDHLPDEVIEEAIATTLEVAEKVEPYDILGKDPLPNYPVPEGHTPDTYLEHVTWEGLLQRLGCESQQEIPSTYRERLEYELEMLQQMGFPNYFLVVWDYIKYARDSGIPVGPGRGSAAGSLVAYALKITNIDPVHHGLLFERFLNPERKSMPDIDTDFCIEKRDQMLEYVTRKYGEDRVAQIITFNRMTSKAVLKDVARVLDIPYGESDRMAKLIPVARGKPAKLKVMISDGTPAPEFKEKYDGNQTIPNTSVTYRRWIDMAIRIEGTNKTFGVHAAGVVISAQPLDEIVPLQRNNDGSVITQYFMEDIENIGLLKMDFLGLRNLTMIQKTVDLIEQTHGQKVDPDQLPMDDSKAFSLLAKGELEGIFQLESSGMRQVVRDLKPSNLEDISSILALYRPGPLDAGLIPKFINRKHGREQIDYAHEILEPILKETYGIMVYQEQIMKIAQDMGGYSLGQADLLRRAMGKKKMSEMQKHQAIFVNGSTKNGVKSKIAEELFNQMVLFAEYCFNKSHSTAYGYVTYQTAYLKANYPVEYMAALLTANSGDQDKVQKYLSTCLSMGIEVEPPDINRSLVDFTPLKTSILFGLSAVRNVGQGAIECLLAARDEGGPFKSLADLCDRVDSRSVNRRALEALIQCGAMDAFDPNSNRNQLIQDLGLVIDWAQARAKDRAIGQGNLFDLFGGATAESNDTIATTNFESAPKAPPVEDFPKQEKLRLEKELLGFYISDHPLKSLQQSAKILAPINICDLGEQRDDVTISAIVMLTNVKPVVTKKGDRMAIVQIEDLTGQAEAVVFPKSFARIEAYIIPDARLMIWGKVDRRDDRNQFIIDDAELVEEVRMLMVELDPQRASDIEAQHRLRTVLLENRGDEEKAKILVVAIVSASNRRQFVRLGAQFRVQDYQAAVDGLARAGFQARASALVNA